The following DNA comes from Methylophilus sp. 5.
CTGGCAAAAGCCTGGAGTTTGTTCACCAGCCAGACGGGTATTGTCGATATGCTGGTCGATTTAGTGCCATTACTGGTGGGGTTTGTGATTCCGGTAGGCTTGCTGTCAGTGGTGTATCTAGACTTGCGCAAAAAGTCTGTTTTGCCTGAGTAGCTTTGGCCTTGCGCTAACAATCGCGAATAACCCGTTATAATCACACGCTTGAATCAATCTGATTAAGCAACCATGCAATCAAGTTACTTCGGCAAGCCACGTTCCACTTCAAAATTATGGGCCATTGGACATTGGTTTGGCCCTTATGCACCGCTCATTGTCATGTTTATCAGCGGATTGCTGCTGCTTTCCCTCTCGCGTTTAGGCCTGGTGGCCTGGAAGTGGGAGCGCGTGCAGGCCACGGGTGAGCTGTGCCAAATTTTACTGCAAGGTGTGCGTGTTGATGTAATTCAGTTAGGCTTGCTGGCACTGATTCCTGTCTTGTTATCGCCGATATTAGCGCTCCCTAAGTTGTTCAAAGTATGGCGTGGATTTACGTTCTGGTGGGTGTTGCTGTCATTGGTGCTGTTGGTGTTTCTCGAAGCCGCCACGCCTGGCTTTATTCTCGAATATGATGTGCGGCCTAACCGTATTTTTGTCGAATATCTAAAATATCCGCACGAGGTATTTGGCATGCTGTGGCAGGGCTTTAAGCTGGAGCTGTTGTTTGGCTTGGTGATGACGGTGATTGCCTTTGCACTGGTGCGCAAACTGCTCAAGCCATGGCGCAAAGCGCAGGTAAAATGGTCTGGACCCGCCGTGTGGCTGGTGTGGCCACTGCTGTTGGTATTGACCGTGCTTGGTATTCGTTCAACGCTGACGCACCGCCCCGCCAACCCGGCGCTGTTTGCAATTACGCAAGACAGCATGGTCAACAGCCTCATTTTGAACTCGACTTATTCGGTCTTTTACGCGGCTTATAGTTTGCAACACGAAGCAAAGTCGAGTGCGATTTATGGCAAGATGCCGCGCGAACAAGTCTTTGCCTTAACCGGCGCACAAGACACTGATATTCCAACGCTGACGACACTGGTGCCTGGCGTTAAACGCGACAAACCATTGAACCTGGTGATTTTGCTGCAAGAGAGCTTGGGCGCAGGTTTTGTGGAGTCACTGGGTGGCAAGCCGGTGACGCCAAATCTGGAAAAACTCAAAGCAGATGGTATCTGGTTCACACACTTGTATGCGACCGGCACCCGCTCGGTGCGTGGTATTGAGGCAGTTGTCACTGGCTTTCAACCGACGCCCTCTGACAGCACTGTCAAACTGGATTTAAGCCAGAAGAACTTTTTTACATTGGCATCGTTGCTATCTAAGCGAGGTTATTTGACCGAGTTTATTTATGGTGGTGAAGCGCATTTTGACAATATGCGCAGCTTTTTCATGGGCAATGGTTTTCAGCAAATCACGGACCAGCCCGACTTTCAAAATCCGGTATTTGTCGCCAGCTGGGGTGCCTCGGATGAAGACCTGCTGAATAAAACCCATGAGCAACTGATGGCGCACCATGCCAGTGGCAAACCATTCTTTACCCTGGCTTTCAGCTCTTCTAACCATGCGCCGTTTGACTACCCGGATGGCCGGATTAAGCTCTATGAGCAACCCAAGGCGACTGACAACAATGCCGTGAAATATGCCGATTACGCGATTGGTGAGTTCTTTAAAAAAGCCAAAGCCAGCCCTTACTGGAACGATACCGTATTCTTGATCGTGGCCGACCACGATATCCGCGTACGCGGTGATTCGCTGGTGCCTATCGAGCATTTTCATATCCCGGCCCTGATTTTAGGCGGTGCAGTCCAGCCTAAAACAGTCGATGTGATTGCCAGCCAGATTGACTTGCCAGTGACGGTGTTGTCACTCATGGGTATAGAGGCGCAGCACCCGATGACGGGTCATGACTTGTCTAATGTGAGTGCTTACTACCGTGGCCGCGCTTTAATGCAGTACAACTATAACTTTGGCTGGATGCAGCAGCTGGGGCCAGAGGCCGCAGAAAATGCAGTTGTGGTGTTGCGTGAAGGTAAGCCGCCAGCATTTGGTCGCTACGATCTTGCCAGCAAGCAGTTGCAAAATACGGCCGCCCCTGCCGACGGGACCGCCTTCGCAGAGCGAGCACTGGCGAATAGCCTGTTGCCTGCGCTGTTGTATCAAGAACAACGTTATCGCTTGCCAGAGTAGAGCTCGTTTTGAAGAAGACACAACCCTCCATGCTCACGCGCCAGGTCATGATTGATGGCCTGAAATACATCGCTTCTGGCCGCTTCTGGCTCAAAAACAGTCATTTACCAGCGATTAACCATACCATTCCTGATGACTTCACCGGCCTGTGCGTTGCCAGTAATGCAGACCCGGCGACAGACAGCTATGTGCTGGAGCAGTTGCAGGCAATCGGCGTTAAGCGGGTGCGGCTGGACATGAGTGATGATGATGCACGGCCGTTTCAGGAACGTTTTTTACGACGATTATTGGCTGCTGGTTTCTCAGTCACTTTACATGCCGTGCAGCCTTATGAGGCAGCCAAAAATATGCGCAGCCATGAGGTGCAGGCACGCTGGAAGCAGTTTATCGGTGAGTTGCTGCAAGGCTACGCGACAGGCATTGCCGCGCTGGAAATTGGCAATACGGTTAATCGCAAAAAGTGGGCTGGTTACGACATGCCGGGCTTTATGCTTGCCTGGCAAATTGCCTATGACCTGGCCAGAGAGTATCAGGTGGTGGTGGTTGGCCCGAATATTCAGGACTTTGAGCCCCTGTATAACATCAGCCTGCTGAAAACGCTGGGCGAAGACCGTCGATTGCCCGATGTGCATAGTAATAACCTGTTTGTGGAGCGGGTGATCGAGCCTGAGTTGGCAGATTTTCGTATGTTGAGGCATAAGTGGACGCGTTGCCTCAAATTTAACCTGATTAAAAAAGCCAAGTTGCTACAAAAAATCGGTGATGATATGGGCGTACCAACGCTGGTGTCGCCGGTCGCGTTTTGGGCTATTTTCCGCATCAAGCGCCGTTTGCCGGATGGTGCGCAGAAGCAGGCTGATTATGTGACGCGCTATTTCACATTGCTGGCTGCCTCGGGTGCCCTGAGGCACGCCAACTGGGGTGCGTTTATTTGCCACCGCGAGGGCTTGATTGATGATGGCCTGATGGATGCTGATTATCCTGCACTGGAGCGAGTGGCTTATTACAAATCAGCAGATGGCGAGTGTGCGAATTATCGGCAAAACCCGAGTTTTGCTGCCTTTAAAACCGTCAGCCATTGGCTCAATGGGGCGCAATATATTGCGCCAGTCAGCACCGGCAACGGCCTGGAAATCCACCATTTGCAACAGCATGGGCAAACTGTGCATATTGCCTGGACCGTGAATGGTCAATCTGCCTTATTGGACCAGATTTATTCACCGCATAGTTTGCAGCAAGCGCAACTATTTAACCGCGATGGTGAACCAGCGCAGGGTAAACAAATGCTCACCGAGTCGCCGTTATACCTGGTGTGGCCACAAGCTGAACAGATTGTCTTGCGCACGCCACGCCCCGTATTAAGCGGCACCGTGATTCACGCGCATATCGCCGGTCAGCAGTATTTCCCGATTGAAGAGGGTGATTGGCGCGGCATGATCTTGGCCGCCAATGCCGAGCAAGCACAACAGTTATGGCAGGCCTGGCATCCAGAAACCTTACTGCCGCCAGCTAAAGAGAATGCTTTGCGTCATGCCAGAAATGCCATCTGGTCACTGCCGGATCCGCGCGATGCCGCGCAACAGGTCACCGTTAAAAAACCGGTGCGCATGTACTGGCACAAAACCTGGCTAGATAGGTATAAGCCGAGCAAGGCCAAGCGTAGCTGGAATGGCGCCATGGAGTTGTTACGGCGCGGGGTTAGCACCGCAATGCCGCTTGCCTACATTGAGCATGCCAATGATCCTACATTGCGCCGCAATTTTTATATGTGTGCTTTTGTGCCGCACCAGTTCGCCATTTCAAAAGCCTTTTTGGCGTTTAAAAACGGTGACAGCCATTTTGAAGGCATTGCTGCCGACACCTTGTATCACGCCTTTGCCCGTTTCTGTTTGCATATGCATAACTCAGGTATTTATTTCCGTGATTTCTCTGGTGGTAATATTCTGGTGCAAAAGCACGCAGATGAATTGCGCTTTGTGCTGATAGACACTGCGCGTTTGCAGGCGACAGCCACTGCAACCATGATCAAGCAGCGCCTGGCTGACTTAACGCGTGCCTTGCATAAACTGCATTGGGAGGGCCGCAAGCAGTTTTTGCAAATGTACCTGGGCATGACTGGGCGACGCCTGGGCTGGCAATTTTTGTGGCCGTTTTATTTGTATGATTTTAAAGTGTCACTGAAAAAAACCATTGGCCGTAAAGGCATGCGCAAGCTATTGCGCTATATCAAATCCCGTTTCGCTTAAAGGCT
Coding sequences within:
- a CDS encoding LTA synthase family protein, with amino-acid sequence MQSSYFGKPRSTSKLWAIGHWFGPYAPLIVMFISGLLLLSLSRLGLVAWKWERVQATGELCQILLQGVRVDVIQLGLLALIPVLLSPILALPKLFKVWRGFTFWWVLLSLVLLVFLEAATPGFILEYDVRPNRIFVEYLKYPHEVFGMLWQGFKLELLFGLVMTVIAFALVRKLLKPWRKAQVKWSGPAVWLVWPLLLVLTVLGIRSTLTHRPANPALFAITQDSMVNSLILNSTYSVFYAAYSLQHEAKSSAIYGKMPREQVFALTGAQDTDIPTLTTLVPGVKRDKPLNLVILLQESLGAGFVESLGGKPVTPNLEKLKADGIWFTHLYATGTRSVRGIEAVVTGFQPTPSDSTVKLDLSQKNFFTLASLLSKRGYLTEFIYGGEAHFDNMRSFFMGNGFQQITDQPDFQNPVFVASWGASDEDLLNKTHEQLMAHHASGKPFFTLAFSSSNHAPFDYPDGRIKLYEQPKATDNNAVKYADYAIGEFFKKAKASPYWNDTVFLIVADHDIRVRGDSLVPIEHFHIPALILGGAVQPKTVDVIASQIDLPVTVLSLMGIEAQHPMTGHDLSNVSAYYRGRALMQYNYNFGWMQQLGPEAAENAVVVLREGKPPAFGRYDLASKQLQNTAAPADGTAFAERALANSLLPALLYQEQRYRLPE
- a CDS encoding lipopolysaccharide kinase InaA family protein; translated protein: MLTRQVMIDGLKYIASGRFWLKNSHLPAINHTIPDDFTGLCVASNADPATDSYVLEQLQAIGVKRVRLDMSDDDARPFQERFLRRLLAAGFSVTLHAVQPYEAAKNMRSHEVQARWKQFIGELLQGYATGIAALEIGNTVNRKKWAGYDMPGFMLAWQIAYDLAREYQVVVVGPNIQDFEPLYNISLLKTLGEDRRLPDVHSNNLFVERVIEPELADFRMLRHKWTRCLKFNLIKKAKLLQKIGDDMGVPTLVSPVAFWAIFRIKRRLPDGAQKQADYVTRYFTLLAASGALRHANWGAFICHREGLIDDGLMDADYPALERVAYYKSADGECANYRQNPSFAAFKTVSHWLNGAQYIAPVSTGNGLEIHHLQQHGQTVHIAWTVNGQSALLDQIYSPHSLQQAQLFNRDGEPAQGKQMLTESPLYLVWPQAEQIVLRTPRPVLSGTVIHAHIAGQQYFPIEEGDWRGMILAANAEQAQQLWQAWHPETLLPPAKENALRHARNAIWSLPDPRDAAQQVTVKKPVRMYWHKTWLDRYKPSKAKRSWNGAMELLRRGVSTAMPLAYIEHANDPTLRRNFYMCAFVPHQFAISKAFLAFKNGDSHFEGIAADTLYHAFARFCLHMHNSGIYFRDFSGGNILVQKHADELRFVLIDTARLQATATATMIKQRLADLTRALHKLHWEGRKQFLQMYLGMTGRRLGWQFLWPFYLYDFKVSLKKTIGRKGMRKLLRYIKSRFA